Genomic segment of Phycisphaerae bacterium:
CACGACGACCGTCCGGACTCCGGCGTCCTGCGCCCGCTGGACCCCGCCGGCGCCGGCGCGGGACGAGACCACCAGTTCCACCGTCGCGGGCAGTCTGCCGCTGCGGCTCAGCGCGATGAAATTCTCCATGGTCCTGCCGCCGCCGCTGATCAGAACCGCCAGCCGTATCGTGCCCATCGTTCTCCTTCCGTCGGATCGTCTGCCGCCGTGCAATCGCTACGAGGCCGGCTTCTGGCCGGGTCTTAAGATCTGAAAGCCGCTGTACCGCACCGCCGGCTCGCTCAGCCGCCCGGCCGCGATGTCCTCGAGTACCTCGAACGCCAGCTTGCCCGTTTCGATCTGACTATAGTACGCGATGTAGGCCACGTTGCCAAGGTGCAGCACGGTGGAGTTTTCCGTCAGGAAACCCAGCGTCACCCGCCGCGGCGAACCCAGGACCACCGGAATCGCCGCCACCGGCAGGTTCGCCCCCATCACGATCAGGGAGTCCAGGCCGATGTCCTCAGCCAGCAGTTCCCCCACCACCGCGGCTACGTTGTCGGTCTCCGCGTCGCGGATGTACCGATGCCCGATCCCCAGCGGCTCAGTCGCCTCAAGGTATCCGTCACGAGCCAGCCGGTGGTTCGACGCCCCCAGATGCCCCACAAAACCGATCCGCCGGCCGCCGTCGTTGATCAGGACTCTGGCCAGCTCACGGCACGCCCCCCGGCGGTCCTCCAGCACGCAGAACGCTCGATTACTGTACTCAGCCCCGAGGTACAGGCACGGGATGCCATGCCTCTCAGCGTCCACCGCCAGCCGCTCCGAAACCCGGCCCAGCAGGATCAGCCCCTGGCCGTTATAGCCCCTTATGCCCACCATCTCGTCCAGGCCCGGATCGTCGGCCTGCACGATCTGCACCGGAAGCCTTAACGTCTGGGCCTGGGCCAGGATCGCCCGCCAGTAGTCCT
This window contains:
- a CDS encoding GntR family transcriptional regulator, coding for MDVPKYQQIVNDLVRRIRSGGLAPGAKLPGHQKLARQFGVSSITAERALAELSRMGVVERRERAGSYVIGPSRSVSRVYVVVEQDIASSTLQLQDYWRAILAQAQTLRLPVQIVQADDPGLDEMVGIRGYNGQGLILLGRVSERLAVDAERHGIPCLYLGAEYSNRAFCVLEDRRGACRELARVLINDGGRRIGFVGHLGASNHRLARDGYLEATEPLGIGHRYIRDAETDNVAAVVGELLAEDIGLDSLIVMGANLPVAAIPVVLGSPRRVTLGFLTENSTVLHLGNVAYIAYYSQIETGKLAFEVLEDIAAGRLSEPAVRYSGFQILRPGQKPAS